The following proteins come from a genomic window of Musa acuminata AAA Group cultivar baxijiao chromosome BXJ1-7, Cavendish_Baxijiao_AAA, whole genome shotgun sequence:
- the LOC103990333 gene encoding uncharacterized protein LOC103990333 isoform X2, producing the protein MSSGSLSKVAVIGSGISGAVCASILAAGGVSVTVFETGRGAGGRMSQRRETTVDGRVLFFDHGAPYFSVSDMEVMGVVRSWEARGLVSEWQVPFGSFDQSTGKFVDFEKEGTTKKCVGVPGMNSICKALCSDPGLEAKYGITVGKVDWLCDRNLWSLISLDGQDLGQFDGVVASDKNVVSARFTGVTGRPPPLDITSSPDLAILSQDIPVRACFALMLAFSEPLSWIPLKGVSFKNSQVLSWAYCDSSKPGRSHASSNCECWVLHSTAEYAQAVIARTGLKKLSSDALSKVAEELLCEFQATGINIPRPFFMKAHRWGSAFPAIAIGGDEKCLWDKNKRLAICGDFCASPNVEGAVLSGIRAASKILEKSSNL; encoded by the exons ATGAGTAGCGGAAGCCTCTCCAAGGTTGCCGTCATCGGCAGCGGAA TCTCCGGAGCGGTCTGCGCGTCCATCCTGGCCGCCGGAGGCGTTTCGGTCACCGTGTTCGAGACCGGCCGGGGTGCCGGCGGGAGGATGTCTCAGAGGAG AGAGACCACGGTGGATGGGAGGGTGCTCTTCTTCGACCATGGGGCGCCGTACTTCTCGGTCAGTGACATGGAGGTGATGGGCGTCGTGAGATCCTGGGAAGCGCGTGGCCTCGTCTCTGAGTGGCAGGTTCCGTTCGGGTCTTTTGATCAGAGCACCGGCAAGTTCGTCGATTTCGAGAAG GAAGGAACAACTAAGAAGTGTGTTGGAGTTCCAGGCATGAATTCAATATGTAAAGCACTTTGCTCAGACCCTG GACTAGAAGCCAAATATGGGATCACTGTTGGAAAAGTGGATTGGCTTTGTGATAGAAATTTGTGGTCACTGATTAGCCTGGATGGGCAAGATTTAGGCCAGTTTGATGGTGTGGTGGCATCAGACAAAAATGTAGTATCAGCAAGATTTACAGGAGTCACTGGAAGGCCACCACCTCTTG ATATAACATCATCTCCAGATTTGGCAATCCTTTCACAAGATATTCCTGTTCGTGCATGTTTTGCTCTTATGTTGGCATTTTCTGAACCTTTATCTTGG ATTCCTTTAAAAGGTGTTTCATTCAAGAACTCCCAGGTTTTAAGCTGGGCTTATTGTGATAGTAGTAAGCCAGGCCGTTCTCATGCATCATCCAATTG TGAGTGTTGGGTATTGCATTCAACAGCAGAGTATGCGCAGGCTGTAATAGCTAGAACTGGTCTCAAGAAACTTTCCAGTGATGCCTTGTCTAAGGTGGCAGAAGAATTATTGTGTGAATTTCAGGCTACGGGAATCAATATTCCTCGTCCATTTTTCATGAAAGCTCATAGATG GGGCAGCGCCTTTCCAGCTATTGCTATTGGTGGGGACGAGAAATGTTTGTGGGACAAGAATAAGAGGTTGGCCATATGTGGAGATTTTTGTGCGAGCCCTAACGTCGAAGGTGCAGTGCTCAGTGGAATACGAGCAGCTTCTAAGATTCTGGAGAAATCGAGCAACTTGTGA
- the LOC103990333 gene encoding uncharacterized protein LOC103990333 isoform X3, with protein sequence MSQRRETTVDGRVLFFDHGAPYFSVSDMEVMGVVRSWEARGLVSEWQVPFGSFDQSTGKFVDFEKEGTTKKCVGVPGMNSICKALCSDPGLEAKYGITVGKVDWLCDRNLWSLISLDGQDLGQFDGVVASDKNVVSARFTGVTGRPPPLDITSSPDLAILSQDIPVRACFALMLAFSEPLSWIPLKGVSFKNSQVLSWAYCDSSKPGRSHASSNCECWVLHSTAEYAQAVIARTGLKKLSSDALSKVAEELLCEFQATGINIPRPFFMKAHRWLVQMFRGSAFPAIAIGGDEKCLWDKNKRLAICGDFCASPNVEGAVLSGIRAASKILEKSSNL encoded by the exons ATGTCTCAGAGGAG AGAGACCACGGTGGATGGGAGGGTGCTCTTCTTCGACCATGGGGCGCCGTACTTCTCGGTCAGTGACATGGAGGTGATGGGCGTCGTGAGATCCTGGGAAGCGCGTGGCCTCGTCTCTGAGTGGCAGGTTCCGTTCGGGTCTTTTGATCAGAGCACCGGCAAGTTCGTCGATTTCGAGAAG GAAGGAACAACTAAGAAGTGTGTTGGAGTTCCAGGCATGAATTCAATATGTAAAGCACTTTGCTCAGACCCTG GACTAGAAGCCAAATATGGGATCACTGTTGGAAAAGTGGATTGGCTTTGTGATAGAAATTTGTGGTCACTGATTAGCCTGGATGGGCAAGATTTAGGCCAGTTTGATGGTGTGGTGGCATCAGACAAAAATGTAGTATCAGCAAGATTTACAGGAGTCACTGGAAGGCCACCACCTCTTG ATATAACATCATCTCCAGATTTGGCAATCCTTTCACAAGATATTCCTGTTCGTGCATGTTTTGCTCTTATGTTGGCATTTTCTGAACCTTTATCTTGG ATTCCTTTAAAAGGTGTTTCATTCAAGAACTCCCAGGTTTTAAGCTGGGCTTATTGTGATAGTAGTAAGCCAGGCCGTTCTCATGCATCATCCAATTG TGAGTGTTGGGTATTGCATTCAACAGCAGAGTATGCGCAGGCTGTAATAGCTAGAACTGGTCTCAAGAAACTTTCCAGTGATGCCTTGTCTAAGGTGGCAGAAGAATTATTGTGTGAATTTCAGGCTACGGGAATCAATATTCCTCGTCCATTTTTCATGAAAGCTCATAGATGGTTAGTACAAATGTTCAG GGGCAGCGCCTTTCCAGCTATTGCTATTGGTGGGGACGAGAAATGTTTGTGGGACAAGAATAAGAGGTTGGCCATATGTGGAGATTTTTGTGCGAGCCCTAACGTCGAAGGTGCAGTGCTCAGTGGAATACGAGCAGCTTCTAAGATTCTGGAGAAATCGAGCAACTTGTGA
- the LOC103990333 gene encoding uncharacterized protein LOC103990333 isoform X1 — MSSGSLSKVAVIGSGISGAVCASILAAGGVSVTVFETGRGAGGRMSQRRETTVDGRVLFFDHGAPYFSVSDMEVMGVVRSWEARGLVSEWQVPFGSFDQSTGKFVDFEKEGTTKKCVGVPGMNSICKALCSDPGLEAKYGITVGKVDWLCDRNLWSLISLDGQDLGQFDGVVASDKNVVSARFTGVTGRPPPLDITSSPDLAILSQDIPVRACFALMLAFSEPLSWIPLKGVSFKNSQVLSWAYCDSSKPGRSHASSNCECWVLHSTAEYAQAVIARTGLKKLSSDALSKVAEELLCEFQATGINIPRPFFMKAHRWLVQMFRGSAFPAIAIGGDEKCLWDKNKRLAICGDFCASPNVEGAVLSGIRAASKILEKSSNL; from the exons ATGAGTAGCGGAAGCCTCTCCAAGGTTGCCGTCATCGGCAGCGGAA TCTCCGGAGCGGTCTGCGCGTCCATCCTGGCCGCCGGAGGCGTTTCGGTCACCGTGTTCGAGACCGGCCGGGGTGCCGGCGGGAGGATGTCTCAGAGGAG AGAGACCACGGTGGATGGGAGGGTGCTCTTCTTCGACCATGGGGCGCCGTACTTCTCGGTCAGTGACATGGAGGTGATGGGCGTCGTGAGATCCTGGGAAGCGCGTGGCCTCGTCTCTGAGTGGCAGGTTCCGTTCGGGTCTTTTGATCAGAGCACCGGCAAGTTCGTCGATTTCGAGAAG GAAGGAACAACTAAGAAGTGTGTTGGAGTTCCAGGCATGAATTCAATATGTAAAGCACTTTGCTCAGACCCTG GACTAGAAGCCAAATATGGGATCACTGTTGGAAAAGTGGATTGGCTTTGTGATAGAAATTTGTGGTCACTGATTAGCCTGGATGGGCAAGATTTAGGCCAGTTTGATGGTGTGGTGGCATCAGACAAAAATGTAGTATCAGCAAGATTTACAGGAGTCACTGGAAGGCCACCACCTCTTG ATATAACATCATCTCCAGATTTGGCAATCCTTTCACAAGATATTCCTGTTCGTGCATGTTTTGCTCTTATGTTGGCATTTTCTGAACCTTTATCTTGG ATTCCTTTAAAAGGTGTTTCATTCAAGAACTCCCAGGTTTTAAGCTGGGCTTATTGTGATAGTAGTAAGCCAGGCCGTTCTCATGCATCATCCAATTG TGAGTGTTGGGTATTGCATTCAACAGCAGAGTATGCGCAGGCTGTAATAGCTAGAACTGGTCTCAAGAAACTTTCCAGTGATGCCTTGTCTAAGGTGGCAGAAGAATTATTGTGTGAATTTCAGGCTACGGGAATCAATATTCCTCGTCCATTTTTCATGAAAGCTCATAGATGGTTAGTACAAATGTTCAG GGGCAGCGCCTTTCCAGCTATTGCTATTGGTGGGGACGAGAAATGTTTGTGGGACAAGAATAAGAGGTTGGCCATATGTGGAGATTTTTGTGCGAGCCCTAACGTCGAAGGTGCAGTGCTCAGTGGAATACGAGCAGCTTCTAAGATTCTGGAGAAATCGAGCAACTTGTGA
- the LOC103990333 gene encoding uncharacterized protein LOC103990333 isoform X4 has protein sequence MSSGSLSKVAVIGSGISGAVCASILAAGGVSVTVFETGRGAGGRMSQRRETTVDGRVLFFDHGAPYFSVSDMEVMGVVRSWEARGLVSEWQVPFGSFDQSTGKFVDFEKEGTTKKCVGVPGMNSICKALCSDPGLEAKYGITVGKVDWLCDRNLWSLISLDGQDLGQFDGVVASDKNVVSARFTGVTGRPPPLDITSSPDLAILSQDIPVRACFALMLAFSEPLSWIPLKGVSFKNSQVLSWAYCDSSKPGRSHASSNWGSAFPAIAIGGDEKCLWDKNKRLAICGDFCASPNVEGAVLSGIRAASKILEKSSNL, from the exons ATGAGTAGCGGAAGCCTCTCCAAGGTTGCCGTCATCGGCAGCGGAA TCTCCGGAGCGGTCTGCGCGTCCATCCTGGCCGCCGGAGGCGTTTCGGTCACCGTGTTCGAGACCGGCCGGGGTGCCGGCGGGAGGATGTCTCAGAGGAG AGAGACCACGGTGGATGGGAGGGTGCTCTTCTTCGACCATGGGGCGCCGTACTTCTCGGTCAGTGACATGGAGGTGATGGGCGTCGTGAGATCCTGGGAAGCGCGTGGCCTCGTCTCTGAGTGGCAGGTTCCGTTCGGGTCTTTTGATCAGAGCACCGGCAAGTTCGTCGATTTCGAGAAG GAAGGAACAACTAAGAAGTGTGTTGGAGTTCCAGGCATGAATTCAATATGTAAAGCACTTTGCTCAGACCCTG GACTAGAAGCCAAATATGGGATCACTGTTGGAAAAGTGGATTGGCTTTGTGATAGAAATTTGTGGTCACTGATTAGCCTGGATGGGCAAGATTTAGGCCAGTTTGATGGTGTGGTGGCATCAGACAAAAATGTAGTATCAGCAAGATTTACAGGAGTCACTGGAAGGCCACCACCTCTTG ATATAACATCATCTCCAGATTTGGCAATCCTTTCACAAGATATTCCTGTTCGTGCATGTTTTGCTCTTATGTTGGCATTTTCTGAACCTTTATCTTGG ATTCCTTTAAAAGGTGTTTCATTCAAGAACTCCCAGGTTTTAAGCTGGGCTTATTGTGATAGTAGTAAGCCAGGCCGTTCTCATGCATCATCCAATTG GGGCAGCGCCTTTCCAGCTATTGCTATTGGTGGGGACGAGAAATGTTTGTGGGACAAGAATAAGAGGTTGGCCATATGTGGAGATTTTTGTGCGAGCCCTAACGTCGAAGGTGCAGTGCTCAGTGGAATACGAGCAGCTTCTAAGATTCTGGAGAAATCGAGCAACTTGTGA